Proteins encoded in a region of the Elaeis guineensis isolate ETL-2024a chromosome 7, EG11, whole genome shotgun sequence genome:
- the LOC140859456 gene encoding pentatricopeptide repeat-containing protein At5g66520-like has translation MRRGISRRAISALSVDLPLSPCPSSHPPPNPTITTYPFLSLLEKSSTVKEVKQLHAHAIVLGLVRYTYVTSRILAIYALHANPDIHSALLVFHRIPEPTIFNWNTVIKGYCRTPYPEKGLLFYSHMRRRGLPPNMHTFPFAIKACPRLSSLSQIHGQIVKFGFDLDVFVTSSLIRCYSHLGGLDFASQVFDESSNRNIVCWTSLISAHCAHGLVDRAREFFDRMAERNDVSWSAMITGYVQNERPEEAIELFRELKGGGSVKLNDSLLVSVLNACAGLGALEEGRWIHDYIDRRETQYGLELGTALLDFYSKCGFIESAREVFCKMGRKDVTAWSAMVMGLALNGLSHSAIETFSEMLRCKVVPNAITFVGVLTACNHGGLVDEGWAYFEDMSRVYGVSPTIEHYGCVVDLLSRAGRTAVAESLIQCMPMEPDGVIWGALLNGCLMHGHAELGGRVGRHVIELEPHHCGRYVGLANVYASMGRWEGVVKVRRAMRDRGVKTTPGWSLIEINGVGHRFIADDNGHPQQEEVYGMLGDVIMELISPGNGAIIIDV, from the coding sequence ATGAGGCGAGGCATCTCCAGGAGGGCCATCTCGGCTCTCTCCGTcgatcttcctctctctccatgcCCATCATCTCATCCCCCACCAAATCCCACCATCACCACCTACCCCTTTCTCTCCCTCCTCGAGAAATCCTCCACAGTAAAAGAAGTGAAGCAACTGCACGCCCATGCTATCGTCTTGGGCCTCGTCCGCTATACCTATGTCACCAGCCGAATCCTCGCCATCTACGCCCTCCACGCCAACCCCGACATCCACTCTGCCCTCCTGGTCTTCCACCGGATCCCCGAGCCCACCATCTTCAACTGGAACACCGTGATCAAGGGTTACTGCAGAACCCCCTACCCCGAGAAGGGTCTCCTTTTCTACTCCCACATGAGACGCCGAGGGCTCCCTCCCAACATGCATACCTTCCCCTTTGCCATCAAGGCTTGCCCTCGCCTCTCGTCTCTGTCCCAAATCCACGGGCAGATTGTCAAATTCGGGTTCGACCTCGACGTCTTTGTGACGAGCTCTCTAATCAGATGTTACTCGCATCTGGGTGGCCTGGACTTCGCTTCTCAGGTGTTCGACGAAAGCTCTAACAGAAACATCGTGTGCTGGACCAGTCTTATTAGCGCGCATTGTGCTCATGGTCTGGTGGATAGAGCGAGGGAATTCTTTGATCGGATGGCCGAAAGGAATGATGTTTCCTGGAGTGCAATGATAACGGGTTATGTGCAGAATGAACGTCCGGAAGAGGCGATTGAATTGTTTCGCGAATTGAAGGGTGGTGGGAGCGTAAAGCTCAACGACTCTTTGCTCGTCAGTGTTCTGAATGCGTGTGCTGGTTTGGGCGCTTTGGAGGAGGGTAGATGGATCCATGATTACATTGATAGGAGAGAGACACAGTATGGACTCGAGCTAGGGACTGCcctcttagatttctattcaaaatGTGGCTTTATAGAGAGTGCGAGGGAGGTGTTCTGCAAGATGGGTCGCAAAGATGTGACGGCTTGGAGTGCAATGGTCATGGGTCTGGCTCTCAATGGGCTGAGCCATTCAGCCATCGAGACTTTCTCAGAGATGTTGAGGTGTAAGGTTGTGCCAAATGCCATCACCTTTGTTGGGGTGCTGACTGCTTGCAATCATGGCGGTTTGGTAGATGAAGGATGGGCTTATTTTGAGGACATGAGCAGGGTTTATGGTGTGTCTCCCACGATCGAGCATTACGGATGTGTCGTCGATCTCTTAAGCCGTGCCGGGAGGACTGCTGTGGCCGAAAGCTTGATCCAGTGCATGCCAATGGAGCCCGACGGGGTCATATGGGGGGCTCTGCTCAACGGTTGTCTGATGCATGGACATGCTGAGCTAGGGGGGAGAGTCGGTAGGCATGTGATCGAGTTGGAGCCACACCATTGTGGGAGGTATGTGGGTCTCGCCAATGTATATGCTTCAATGGGAAGGTGGGAGGGTGTTGTGAAGGTAAGACGGGCGATGAGGGATAGGGGAGTGAAAACTACTCCGGGTTGGAGTCTGATTGAGATAAATGGAGTTGGCCATAGGTTTATAGCTGATGACAATGGCCATCCCCAACAAGAAGAGGTATACGGGATGTTGGGTGATGTCATTATGGAATTGATATCACCAGGCAATGGGGCTATCATAATTGACGTATAA